The Bradyrhizobium sp. WBAH42 genome includes a window with the following:
- a CDS encoding DUF1330 domain-containing protein, which translates to MAVNMLNIEGLERLDPNAPVVMLNLMRFHARSRDGNGSGWDAYLRYSAIAVPMIKARGGTLLWTGEAKAVALGPHAGNDWDFVALVHYPSVSTFLDMMTSEAYEREADPHRVNGCAEHVIIATSEAYSKFRTK; encoded by the coding sequence TTGGCGGTCAATATGTTGAACATCGAGGGTCTGGAGCGGCTCGATCCGAATGCGCCGGTGGTGATGCTGAACCTGATGCGCTTCCACGCGCGCTCGCGCGACGGCAACGGGTCGGGCTGGGACGCATATTTGCGCTACAGCGCGATCGCGGTGCCGATGATCAAGGCGCGCGGCGGCACGCTGCTCTGGACCGGTGAAGCCAAGGCGGTCGCGCTTGGTCCTCACGCGGGCAACGACTGGGACTTCGTCGCGCTGGTCCATTACCCGTCCGTCTCGACCTTTCTCGACATGATGACGTCGGAAGCCTACGAGCGCGAAGCCGATCCGCATCGCGTCAACGGCTGCGCCGAGCACGTGATCATCGCGACGAGCGAGGCCTACAGCAAGTTCAGGACGAAGTAG
- a CDS encoding DMT family transporter, which produces MSATGHTTHAETSGHSWIANQPYLLLSITALCWAGNAIVGRLAAGHIPPVTLSFLRWFFAFLLVLPFAWKHLVQDWPAIRGKLGLMITLSITGIGAFNTLQYWALEHTQALNTLLLQSAAPLLVALWSLVILGIRLTAAQAFGVLLSMCGVLTILLHGDFTTLSSIDFNKGDLIFLLALLIFALYSVLSLKRPPMHGLSFLAFTFGCGAACLIPLEIWELSARPVMKLDGPNLLTLFYVAVFPSALAYLCFNRGVRLIGANRTAPFFHVVPVFGSIMAMVFLGEHPQAFHFIGFALVLSGVFAASRKQTT; this is translated from the coding sequence ATGTCCGCCACCGGCCACACCACGCATGCGGAAACATCCGGCCACAGCTGGATCGCCAACCAGCCTTACCTGCTGCTCAGCATCACCGCGCTGTGCTGGGCCGGCAACGCCATCGTCGGGCGGCTCGCCGCCGGCCACATTCCGCCGGTCACGCTGTCGTTCCTGCGCTGGTTCTTCGCCTTCCTGCTGGTGCTGCCGTTCGCCTGGAAGCACCTCGTGCAGGACTGGCCGGCGATCCGCGGCAAGCTCGGCCTGATGATCACGCTCTCGATCACCGGCATCGGCGCCTTCAACACGCTGCAATATTGGGCGCTGGAGCATACCCAGGCGCTCAACACGCTGCTGCTGCAATCGGCCGCGCCGCTGCTGGTGGCGCTGTGGTCGCTGGTCATCCTCGGCATCCGTCTTACCGCGGCTCAAGCCTTCGGCGTTCTGCTGTCGATGTGCGGCGTGCTGACCATCCTGCTCCACGGCGATTTCACCACGCTGTCGAGCATCGACTTCAACAAGGGCGACCTGATCTTCCTGCTCGCGCTCCTGATCTTCGCGCTCTATTCGGTGCTGTCATTGAAGCGGCCGCCGATGCACGGCCTCTCGTTCCTCGCCTTCACCTTCGGCTGCGGCGCCGCCTGTCTCATTCCGCTGGAGATCTGGGAACTGTCGGCACGCCCGGTGATGAAGCTCGACGGGCCGAACCTCTTGACCCTGTTCTACGTCGCCGTCTTCCCCTCGGCGCTCGCCTATCTCTGCTTCAATCGCGGCGTGCGCCTGATCGGCGCCAACCGCACCGCGCCCTTCTTCCACGTCGTGCCGGTGTTCGGCTCGATCATGGCGATGGTGTTTCTGGGCGAGCACCCGCAGGCGTTCCACTTCATCGGCTTTGCATTGGTGCTGTCGGGCGTGTTCGCGGCGTCAAGGAAGCAGACGACGTAA
- a CDS encoding DMT family transporter: MTIASPAPPATNPASWLNNQPYLLLSLSSLFWAGNIVLARHVGAHVPPLTITTIRWFGVFLILLPFAWPHLKRDWPALRRSLALMLFLSLVGFAFNNAISYWALQYTEALNALLIQSAGPLFVALWSLVLFGVRLTGAQLGGIAISLLGVLIIILRGDLAALASISFNRGDIMFASSLVAFGLYSAFIPRRPKIHQLSFLSFTTCCGATMLLPTAIWEAASGSVLQFDAITLATLGYILIFPSTLAYLFFNRGVALIGPNRAAPFFHLVPVFGSALAILLLGEKLQPFHLIGYALVLAGVVLASRRGSAMK; the protein is encoded by the coding sequence ATGACAATTGCTTCGCCCGCGCCACCGGCCACCAATCCGGCCAGCTGGCTCAACAACCAACCTTATCTGCTGCTCAGCCTGAGCTCGCTGTTCTGGGCCGGCAACATCGTGCTCGCGCGCCATGTCGGGGCGCATGTTCCGCCGCTGACGATCACCACCATCCGCTGGTTCGGCGTGTTCCTGATCCTGTTGCCGTTCGCCTGGCCGCATCTGAAGCGCGACTGGCCCGCCTTGCGCAGAAGCCTGGCCCTGATGCTGTTCCTGTCGCTCGTCGGCTTCGCCTTCAACAACGCGATCTCGTACTGGGCGCTGCAATACACCGAGGCGCTGAACGCGCTGCTGATCCAGTCGGCGGGTCCGCTGTTCGTGGCGCTGTGGTCGCTGGTGCTGTTCGGCGTGCGGCTCACCGGCGCGCAGCTCGGCGGCATCGCGATCTCGCTGCTCGGCGTGCTGATCATCATCCTGCGCGGCGATCTCGCGGCGCTGGCAAGCATCAGCTTCAACAGGGGCGACATCATGTTCGCCTCCTCGCTGGTGGCGTTCGGGCTCTACTCGGCCTTCATCCCGCGCCGGCCGAAGATCCACCAGCTCTCGTTCCTGTCCTTCACCACCTGCTGCGGCGCGACGATGCTGCTGCCGACCGCGATCTGGGAGGCGGCAAGCGGCAGCGTGCTACAATTCGACGCGATCACGCTGGCGACGCTGGGCTACATCCTGATCTTTCCCTCCACCCTCGCCTATCTCTTCTTCAACCGCGGCGTGGCGCTGATCGGGCCGAACCGGGCGGCGCCGTTCTTCCATCTGGTGCCAGTGTTCGGCTCGGCGCTGGCGATCCTGCTGCTGGGTGAGAAGCTCCAGCCGTTCCACCTGATCGGTTACGCCCTGGTGCTCGCCGGCGTCGTGCTTGCATCGCGCCGGGGCTCGGCGATGAAGTAA
- a CDS encoding methyl-accepting chemotaxis protein, with amino-acid sequence MKLSNLKIAPKLGILVGVTLFGLCISGVLAGYLMKREMVNARIDQAKAIVELARNYAAALKKRVDAGEMTKDAAMAELRRYGNAMTYDKGAGYLFGTSYDGLTQLAPDPKVIGTNRMDVVTNGRKLSLELMNGVKANGEILLHYEYVKPGQETPIRKIGYAVAVPGFDMYLGTGAYLDDIDAKMGPVYWLLGLAVLGIVIVAGSVAWLIGRSISAPLARLGTRMKDLADGKLEGNIPGVGRGDEVGAMAATVQIFKDNAVRIRDLERTEADAKERAAAERRSAMEDIADDFERSVNGIVRSVSSAAAGMQATAQSMTATASDASSRAATVGAASQKASGNVGTVAAAAEELSSSVAEISRQVTRSTEVASRAVTDAERTNATVQELSTGAEKIGEVVKLIHSIAAQTNLLALNATIEAARAGESGRGFAVVASEVKALANQTAKATEEISAQVAAMQTSTSDAVAAISGITQTIAEMSEITAGISASIEQQGEATREIARNIQSVAAGSSEINAHIGSVTSAAEATGSAATDVLSNARELDNQSGALRNAVDGFLAKVRAA; translated from the coding sequence GTGAAGTTGAGCAATCTGAAGATCGCGCCGAAGCTTGGCATTCTCGTCGGCGTCACGCTGTTCGGCCTCTGCATCTCCGGAGTTCTCGCCGGCTACCTGATGAAGCGCGAGATGGTGAATGCGCGCATCGACCAGGCCAAGGCGATCGTCGAGCTGGCGCGCAACTATGCCGCCGCGTTGAAGAAGCGCGTCGATGCCGGCGAGATGACGAAGGACGCCGCGATGGCCGAGCTTCGCCGCTACGGCAACGCGATGACCTACGACAAGGGTGCCGGCTACCTGTTCGGCACGTCCTATGACGGTCTCACCCAGCTCGCGCCCGATCCGAAGGTGATCGGCACCAACCGAATGGACGTCGTAACCAACGGCCGCAAGCTGTCGCTGGAATTGATGAACGGCGTCAAGGCCAACGGCGAGATTCTGCTTCACTATGAGTATGTGAAGCCCGGCCAGGAAACGCCGATCCGCAAGATCGGGTACGCCGTCGCGGTGCCCGGCTTCGACATGTATCTCGGCACCGGCGCCTATCTCGACGACATCGACGCCAAGATGGGCCCGGTCTACTGGCTGCTCGGACTGGCGGTGCTCGGCATCGTCATCGTTGCCGGCAGCGTCGCCTGGCTGATCGGCCGCAGCATCAGTGCTCCGCTCGCCCGGCTCGGCACCCGCATGAAGGATCTCGCCGACGGCAAGCTCGAGGGTAATATCCCCGGCGTCGGCCGCGGCGACGAGGTCGGCGCGATGGCGGCGACCGTCCAGATCTTCAAGGACAACGCGGTCCGCATCCGCGACCTCGAGAGGACCGAGGCGGACGCCAAGGAACGCGCCGCGGCGGAACGCCGCAGCGCCATGGAGGACATCGCCGACGACTTCGAGCGCAGCGTCAACGGCATCGTCCGCTCGGTCTCTTCGGCCGCAGCCGGCATGCAGGCCACGGCGCAATCGATGACCGCGACCGCCAGCGACGCCTCTTCGCGCGCGGCGACCGTCGGTGCCGCCTCGCAGAAGGCGTCCGGCAATGTCGGCACCGTTGCGGCCGCCGCCGAAGAGCTGTCGAGCTCGGTTGCGGAAATCTCTCGCCAGGTCACGCGCTCGACTGAAGTTGCGAGCCGTGCCGTCACCGATGCCGAGCGCACCAACGCCACGGTGCAGGAGCTCTCCACCGGAGCCGAGAAGATCGGCGAGGTGGTCAAGCTCATTCACTCGATCGCGGCGCAGACCAACCTGCTCGCGCTCAACGCCACCATCGAGGCGGCGCGGGCCGGCGAGTCCGGCCGCGGCTTCGCCGTGGTCGCCTCCGAGGTCAAGGCGCTCGCCAACCAGACGGCGAAGGCGACCGAAGAGATCTCCGCCCAGGTCGCGGCGATGCAGACTTCGACCAGCGACGCGGTGGCGGCCATCTCCGGCATCACCCAGACGATCGCCGAGATGAGCGAGATCACCGCCGGCATTTCCGCATCGATCGAGCAGCAGGGCGAAGCGACGCGCGAGATCGCGCGCAACATCCAGTCGGTCGCAGCCGGATCGAGCGAGATCAACGCCCATATCGGCAGCGTCACCTCGGCCGCGGAAGCGACCGGCAGCGCGGCCACCGACGTGCTCAGCAACGCCCGCGAGCTGGACAATCAGTCCGGCGCGCTGCGCAATGCCGTGGATGGCTTCCTCGCCAAGGTCCGCGCGGCGTAA
- a CDS encoding C-terminal binding protein: protein MPKYRVVTPKGASFTVAGSDYSYEREALDPIDAEIIEAPADEAGFIAAAKNADAIYAKGIPITKSIIDALESCKVITLGSVGVDSVDVKAATARGIPVTNIPDTFIEEVADHAMMLLLAGFRRLVEQDRMVRDGRWAEGRPALLKIPRLMGQTLGFISFGRVARAVAKRAAPFGLRMMAYDPFIQETLMYDHGVIPATLGEVLSQSDFVSMHAPARPEVHHMLTEKHFRQMKKGSIFINTGRGATVDEESLIKALQEGWIAHAALDVLEKEPPSHNNPLLGMENVTLTAHVASASARFDEARKRRVGYELSLVLQGMWPVSCVNPSVLQNTALRRWQPVSMDRGPNS from the coding sequence ATGCCGAAATACAGGGTGGTGACGCCGAAGGGTGCGAGCTTCACGGTCGCGGGCAGCGATTATTCCTATGAGCGCGAGGCGCTCGATCCGATCGATGCCGAGATCATCGAGGCGCCGGCCGACGAGGCCGGGTTCATCGCCGCCGCGAAAAATGCCGACGCGATCTACGCCAAAGGCATCCCGATCACCAAGTCGATCATCGACGCGCTCGAGAGCTGCAAGGTCATCACGCTCGGCTCGGTCGGCGTCGACAGTGTCGACGTCAAGGCCGCCACCGCCCGCGGCATTCCGGTCACCAACATCCCCGACACGTTCATCGAGGAGGTCGCTGACCACGCCATGATGCTGCTGCTCGCGGGCTTCCGCCGCCTGGTCGAGCAGGACCGCATGGTGCGCGACGGCCGCTGGGCCGAGGGCCGGCCGGCCCTGCTCAAGATTCCGAGGCTGATGGGCCAGACGCTCGGCTTCATCTCATTCGGCCGGGTCGCGCGTGCGGTTGCAAAACGCGCCGCGCCCTTCGGCCTGCGCATGATGGCCTACGATCCCTTCATCCAGGAAACGCTGATGTACGACCACGGCGTCATCCCCGCGACGCTGGGCGAGGTGCTGTCGCAGTCCGACTTCGTCTCGATGCATGCCCCTGCAAGGCCCGAGGTGCACCACATGCTGACCGAGAAGCACTTCCGGCAGATGAAGAAGGGCTCGATCTTCATCAACACCGGTCGCGGCGCCACGGTGGACGAGGAGAGCCTGATCAAGGCATTGCAGGAGGGCTGGATCGCGCACGCCGCCCTCGACGTGCTGGAGAAGGAGCCGCCCTCGCACAACAATCCGCTGCTCGGCATGGAGAACGTGACCCTGACCGCCCATGTCGCCTCGGCCTCGGCACGGTTCGACGAGGCGCGCAAGCGCCGCGTGGGCTACGAATTGTCACTGGTGCTTCAGGGCATGTGGCCGGTAAGCTGCGTCAATCCGTCGGTGCTGCAGAACACCGCGCTCCGCCGCTGGCAGCCCGTCAGCATGGACCGCGGACCGAACAGCTAG
- a CDS encoding tripartite tricarboxylate transporter substrate binding protein yields MISGLIRNLRTVAVAALCLTAASTAHADTYPSRNITLVLPFAAGSGTDTTTRLISQHLSQALGVPIVIENKAGANGMLAATYVAKAAPDGYTLLVTTNTTHSANPYLLKSLTYDPVKDFTPIARTGDLPFMLVINPDVPAKTVGELVAYGKANPGKLSYASGSSSAIVSGATFAHNAGLDLLHVPYKSSPPALNDVMGGRVSMMFVDILTGLPHVNGNALRALAVTTKDRSPLVPHLPSMQEAGVPDFDISSWQGYFGPAGMPKEIVTRLNTEIRKIIENPEVKAKLATLGMDAFSGTPEQLGTFVNEQLVLWEKLITNAKIEKQ; encoded by the coding sequence ATGATTTCAGGGCTGATCCGAAACCTGCGGACCGTCGCCGTGGCCGCGCTGTGCCTCACGGCAGCATCCACCGCTCACGCCGACACCTATCCCAGCCGCAACATCACGCTGGTGCTGCCGTTCGCGGCCGGCAGCGGCACCGACACCACGACGCGGCTGATCTCGCAGCATCTGTCGCAGGCGCTCGGCGTTCCCATCGTGATCGAGAACAAGGCGGGGGCCAACGGCATGCTGGCCGCGACCTATGTCGCGAAGGCTGCTCCCGACGGCTACACGCTGCTGGTGACGACCAACACCACGCATTCGGCCAATCCCTATCTGCTCAAGAGCCTCACTTACGATCCGGTCAAGGATTTCACCCCGATCGCCCGCACCGGCGATCTGCCCTTCATGCTGGTCATCAATCCCGATGTGCCGGCCAAGACGGTCGGAGAGCTGGTGGCCTACGGCAAGGCCAATCCGGGCAAGCTGAGCTACGCCTCCGGCTCGTCCTCGGCGATCGTGTCGGGCGCGACCTTCGCGCACAATGCCGGGCTCGACCTGCTGCACGTGCCCTACAAGAGCTCGCCGCCGGCGCTCAACGACGTCATGGGCGGCCGCGTCTCGATGATGTTCGTCGACATCCTGACCGGCCTGCCCCACGTCAACGGCAACGCCCTGCGCGCGCTCGCGGTCACCACCAAGGACCGCTCGCCGCTGGTGCCGCATTTGCCCTCGATGCAGGAGGCCGGCGTGCCGGACTTCGACATCTCGTCATGGCAGGGCTATTTCGGCCCCGCCGGCATGCCGAAGGAAATCGTGACGCGGCTCAACACCGAAATCCGCAAGATCATCGAGAATCCGGAGGTCAAGGCCAAGCTCGCCACGCTCGGCATGGACGCCTTCTCCGGCACGCCGGAGCAGCTCGGCACTTTCGTGAACGAGCAGCTGGTGCTGTGGGAGAAGCTGATCACCAACGCGAAGATCGAGAAGCAGTAG
- a CDS encoding ABC transporter substrate-binding protein → MRNDITRRDALALGLSAATLAATGAAAQTSNIKAADVTAPKLEIEKGASLRMLRPVRFVQADEDVFRANAAKFTKDTGVEVKVDFVGWEDINQQTAVTSNSGAGPDIIIGFSDAPHIYIDKLIELTDVADYLGKKYGGWLPLAQRYGKKNKSESWIGLPFGATAGPLIYRKSVLQSVGFDKVPEDHAGVVDLCRKLHKAGKPAGFALGNAKGDGNGFANWALWSHNASLLDEEGNVTINSKETIAALNWVKELYPTFIAGTPSWNDVSNNRAYSSQEIALTANGVSLYFSLKNDPATKAIAEDSEHQLLPKGLAKVSPMAGLTLNAMVFKHSPYPNAAKAFLQYMLEKDQYEPWLNANSGYWSQPLAAYAEAAVWSQDPKVSLFKNTMNSTYYDGYKGPISTATGAVSADYVLIQMCASVATGAATPEAAAAEAEQRCKRYFRRQK, encoded by the coding sequence ATGAGGAACGACATCACACGTCGTGATGCCTTGGCGCTGGGCCTGTCCGCTGCAACGCTCGCGGCCACCGGTGCTGCAGCGCAAACATCCAATATCAAGGCTGCCGACGTCACGGCACCCAAGCTCGAGATCGAAAAGGGCGCGTCCTTGCGCATGCTGCGCCCGGTGCGTTTCGTCCAGGCGGACGAGGACGTGTTCCGCGCCAATGCCGCAAAGTTCACCAAGGACACCGGGGTCGAGGTCAAGGTCGACTTCGTCGGCTGGGAAGACATCAACCAGCAGACCGCGGTGACCTCGAATTCCGGCGCCGGCCCCGACATCATCATCGGCTTCTCCGACGCGCCCCATATCTACATCGACAAGCTGATCGAGCTCACCGACGTCGCCGACTATCTCGGCAAGAAGTATGGCGGCTGGCTGCCGCTGGCGCAACGCTACGGCAAGAAGAACAAGAGCGAATCCTGGATCGGACTGCCGTTCGGCGCCACCGCGGGTCCCCTGATCTACCGCAAGTCGGTCCTGCAATCGGTCGGCTTCGACAAGGTTCCGGAAGATCATGCCGGCGTGGTCGACCTCTGCCGCAAGCTGCACAAGGCCGGCAAGCCGGCCGGCTTCGCGCTCGGCAACGCCAAGGGCGACGGCAACGGCTTCGCCAACTGGGCGCTGTGGTCGCACAACGCCTCCCTGCTCGACGAGGAGGGCAACGTCACCATCAACAGCAAGGAGACGATCGCCGCGCTCAACTGGGTCAAGGAGCTGTATCCGACCTTCATCGCCGGCACGCCGTCCTGGAACGACGTCAGCAACAACCGGGCGTATTCCTCGCAGGAGATCGCGCTGACGGCCAACGGCGTCTCGCTGTACTTCTCGCTGAAGAACGATCCGGCCACCAAGGCCATCGCCGAGGACAGCGAGCATCAGCTGCTGCCGAAGGGCCTGGCCAAGGTCTCGCCGATGGCGGGCCTGACATTGAACGCCATGGTGTTCAAGCACAGCCCGTACCCCAACGCCGCCAAGGCCTTCCTGCAATACATGCTGGAGAAGGACCAATACGAGCCGTGGCTCAATGCCAATTCCGGCTACTGGTCCCAGCCGCTGGCCGCCTATGCCGAGGCTGCCGTGTGGTCGCAGGATCCGAAGGTGAGCCTGTTCAAGAACACGATGAACAGCACCTATTATGACGGCTACAAGGGGCCGATCTCGACGGCGACCGGCGCGGTCAGCGCCGATTACGTGCTGATTCAGATGTGCGCGTCCGTCGCCACCGGCGCTGCCACGCCGGAAGCCGCGGCCGCCGAAGCCGAGCAGCGCTGCAAGCGCTACTTCCGACGGCAGAAGTGA
- a CDS encoding adenylosuccinate synthase, whose amino-acid sequence MANVVVVGAQWGDEGKGKIVDWLSEQADIVVRFQGGHNAGHTLVINGKTYKLALLPSGVLREGKLSVIGNGVVFDPAAFLDEVARLRSQGVDVSPDNLRVAENVTLILPLHRELDAHRESASAATAIGTTRRGIGPAYEDKVGRRAIRLMDLADHQTLPHKIDRLLAHHNALRRGLNLPEFDSAVILKELMAMAPQLLPYAETVWRLLDIERRAGKRMLFEGAQGALLDVDHGTYPYVTSSNTVAAQAATGAGLGPGAVGYVLGLCKAYTTRVGQGPFPTEQDNEIGRKIGERGREFGTNTGRPRRCGWFDAVLVRQAVRTCGINGLALTKLDILDGFDSIEVCTGYKLDGKEIDHFPAGEGAQARVEPIYETIEGWKEPTANARSWADLPAQAIKYVRRIEELVGCPVALLSTSPEREDTILVQNPFEA is encoded by the coding sequence ATGGCCAATGTTGTCGTCGTCGGCGCCCAATGGGGCGACGAAGGGAAGGGCAAGATCGTCGACTGGTTGTCGGAGCAGGCGGATATCGTCGTCCGCTTCCAGGGCGGCCATAATGCCGGCCACACGCTGGTGATCAACGGCAAGACCTACAAGCTCGCGCTCCTGCCCTCCGGCGTGCTGCGCGAAGGCAAGCTGTCGGTGATCGGCAACGGCGTGGTGTTCGACCCCGCCGCCTTCCTCGACGAGGTCGCCAGGCTCAGGTCGCAGGGGGTCGATGTCAGCCCCGACAATCTGCGTGTAGCGGAAAACGTCACGTTGATCCTGCCGCTGCACCGCGAGCTCGACGCGCATCGCGAATCCGCCAGCGCCGCGACCGCGATCGGCACCACGCGCCGCGGCATCGGCCCGGCCTATGAAGACAAGGTCGGCCGCCGCGCCATCCGCCTGATGGATCTCGCCGATCATCAGACGCTGCCGCACAAGATCGACCGCCTGCTGGCGCACCACAACGCGCTGCGCCGCGGCCTCAACCTGCCGGAATTCGACAGCGCCGTGATCCTGAAGGAGCTGATGGCGATGGCGCCTCAGCTGCTGCCCTATGCCGAGACGGTCTGGCGGCTGCTCGATATCGAGCGGCGCGCCGGCAAGCGCATGCTGTTCGAGGGCGCGCAAGGCGCGCTGCTCGACGTCGACCACGGCACTTATCCCTACGTCACCTCGTCCAACACGGTGGCGGCCCAGGCCGCGACCGGCGCCGGCCTCGGACCGGGCGCGGTCGGCTACGTGCTCGGCCTGTGCAAGGCCTACACGACCCGCGTCGGCCAGGGCCCGTTCCCGACCGAACAGGACAACGAGATCGGCCGCAAGATCGGCGAGCGCGGCCGCGAGTTCGGCACCAATACCGGCCGCCCGCGCCGCTGCGGCTGGTTCGACGCCGTGCTGGTCCGCCAGGCGGTCCGGACCTGCGGCATCAATGGCCTCGCGCTGACCAAGCTCGACATCCTCGACGGCTTCGATTCGATCGAGGTCTGCACCGGCTACAAGCTCGACGGCAAGGAGATCGACCATTTCCCGGCCGGCGAGGGCGCGCAGGCCCGCGTCGAGCCGATCTACGAGACCATCGAGGGCTGGAAGGAGCCGACCGCCAATGCGCGGTCCTGGGCCGACCTGCCGGCGCAGGCCATCAAATATGTCCGGCGGATCGAGGAATTGGTGGGATGTCCGGTTGCGCTGCTTTCCACCAGCCCGGAACGCGAAGATACTATCCTGGTGCAAAATCCGTTTGAGGCTTAA